From the Pirellulales bacterium genome, one window contains:
- a CDS encoding glycosyltransferase, with protein sequence MSSTPMSSSSGPEIALCVVTYQRPRNLTLVLESIVAQRGVSPGQMELVVSDDGSTDQTPQLVEEFRRRVRFPVSFVTHPHLTFQAARCRNAGAAATRAPYLLFLDGDCILPPQHVATHLKHRRRGVVFSGDYGRLDETASKCVTAETIRRGEFSDLLGATERRRLQKLDLKSRFYNFVRHPTKPRSLRSGDFSIWREDYQRINGFDENFCGWGGEDDDLGWRLRRAGMRIQSLMRWTYSYHLWHPVDVTAPAVPKLAPNARYTWRKGKLICCRNGLIKRTWNDLAVRIVGAPVQTETVERMIAGRISPWTVGGRPEVEMLFLPGEGQFSGTADCNVLVALEDSADVKRLAAQAHLVVSPTELEHPQDVLSFPLDRWTQALEAVA encoded by the coding sequence ATGTCGTCAACGCCTATGTCATCATCATCCGGGCCGGAAATTGCGCTGTGCGTGGTAACGTATCAACGACCTCGTAATTTGACCTTAGTGCTGGAATCGATCGTCGCCCAGCGCGGCGTGTCGCCGGGGCAGATGGAATTGGTGGTCAGCGACGATGGTTCCACGGATCAAACACCGCAATTGGTCGAAGAATTTCGCCGGCGCGTGCGGTTTCCCGTAAGCTTTGTCACGCATCCGCATTTGACGTTTCAGGCGGCTCGGTGTCGGAACGCCGGGGCGGCGGCAACCCGGGCTCCGTATTTACTGTTTTTGGACGGCGATTGCATTTTGCCGCCGCAGCATGTGGCTACACATTTGAAGCACCGCCGCCGGGGAGTGGTGTTTAGCGGCGATTATGGTCGATTGGACGAAACCGCCTCCAAGTGCGTGACCGCGGAAACCATTCGGCGGGGCGAATTCTCGGACTTGCTGGGCGCCACCGAGCGCCGGCGGCTGCAGAAGTTGGACCTGAAATCGCGGTTTTACAATTTTGTGCGTCATCCGACCAAGCCGCGCAGTTTACGCAGCGGCGATTTCAGCATTTGGCGCGAAGATTACCAGCGGATTAACGGCTTCGACGAAAACTTTTGCGGCTGGGGAGGCGAAGATGACGATTTGGGTTGGCGTTTGCGACGGGCTGGAATGCGCATTCAATCGCTGATGCGGTGGACCTATTCGTATCATTTGTGGCATCCGGTGGATGTTACGGCTCCCGCCGTGCCCAAGCTGGCGCCCAATGCACGGTACACCTGGCGTAAAGGAAAGTTAATTTGCTGCCGAAATGGATTGATCAAGCGCACCTGGAACGACTTGGCCGTGCGAATAGTGGGCGCTCCGGTCCAGACAGAGACTGTAGAACGAATGATTGCGGGGCGCATTTCACCCTGGACAGTCGGCGGGCGGCCCGAGGTGGAAATGTTGTTTTTGCCGGGCGAAGGTCAATTCAGCGGGACGGCCGATTGCAACGTGTTGGTGGCCCTGGAAGATTCAGCGGACGTGAAACGTCTGGCAGCGCAAGCACACTTGGTCGTTAGCCCGACCGAATTGGAACACCCGCAAGATGTGCTGAGCTTCCCGCTTGACCGCTGGACCCAAGCATTGGAGGCGGTGGCTTGA
- a CDS encoding glycosyltransferase family 2 protein, whose amino-acid sequence MRLSVIISTYNQPVWLENVIRGFAAQSHADFELVIADDGSNDQTRSTIDRLRAETGLTIRHVWHEDQGFRKCTILNRAIIEAQADYLVFTDGDCIPRSDFLAQHARWAEPGFFLSGGAVRLTMDVSRKISKADILAGRAHQTAWLRRQGMPWSSKLLKLSAGPRWAAWCDRFTTTKATWNGGNASTWKQALLDVNGFDERMEYGGEDRELGERLVNSGLRSKSLRYRAVCVHLDHARGYVQQEALARNQAIRRETRRTRAIWTPYGIVKQSQPGLIHAA is encoded by the coding sequence ATGCGCCTGTCCGTAATCATCAGTACATATAACCAGCCAGTCTGGTTGGAGAACGTGATTCGGGGCTTTGCTGCGCAAAGCCATGCCGATTTTGAGTTGGTGATCGCCGACGACGGATCGAACGACCAAACGCGAAGCACAATCGATCGCCTTCGCGCCGAAACCGGATTAACCATCCGCCATGTTTGGCACGAAGACCAGGGCTTTCGCAAGTGCACCATTTTGAACCGCGCCATCATCGAAGCCCAAGCCGATTACCTCGTCTTCACCGACGGCGATTGTATTCCGCGCTCCGATTTTTTGGCCCAGCACGCCCGCTGGGCCGAGCCGGGCTTCTTCCTCTCCGGTGGTGCCGTGCGCTTGACCATGGACGTCAGCCGCAAAATCTCCAAAGCCGACATCTTAGCGGGCCGGGCACATCAGACGGCTTGGCTCCGCCGCCAAGGAATGCCCTGGAGCAGCAAGTTGTTGAAGCTGTCAGCCGGGCCACGCTGGGCTGCGTGGTGCGATCGGTTCACCACCACCAAGGCCACGTGGAACGGTGGCAACGCCTCTACTTGGAAGCAGGCGCTACTGGACGTTAACGGCTTCGACGAACGCATGGAATACGGCGGCGAAGATCGTGAACTGGGCGAGCGGCTCGTAAATTCTGGCTTACGCAGCAAAAGCCTTCGCTACCGGGCCGTGTGCGTACATTTAGATCACGCCCGTGGTTATGTGCAGCAGGAAGCTCTGGCGCGGAATCAAGCCATTCGCCGCGAAACTCGCCGAACGCGCGCCATCTGGACGCCCTACGGCATCGTGAAGCAATCGCAACCCGGGCTTATCCATGCCGCTTGA
- a CDS encoding PH domain-containing protein, whose translation MKQAIAGVAPSQLQEVTVTIEWPTIAATGLGRFLGRLYAIRAGFWIFTLGRLFMGLTLPIGLFLFFWMLAPWNVRRYRLTNRRVIVEAGAKFKPEQFVDLNRFDAIAIEVRPGQGWYPAGDMIFKLGPVETLRLAGVGYPEAFRATCLKAHQAYVGVRKAVGAASG comes from the coding sequence ATGAAACAAGCTATTGCCGGCGTCGCTCCGAGCCAACTGCAAGAAGTGACCGTCACGATCGAGTGGCCGACGATTGCGGCCACGGGGTTGGGGCGGTTCCTGGGGCGATTGTACGCCATTCGGGCTGGCTTTTGGATTTTCACGCTAGGTCGGTTGTTCATGGGACTGACGCTGCCGATTGGATTATTTCTGTTCTTCTGGATGCTGGCGCCGTGGAATGTGCGCCGGTATCGGTTGACAAATCGCCGAGTGATTGTCGAAGCCGGCGCTAAATTCAAGCCGGAGCAGTTTGTAGATTTGAATCGTTTCGACGCCATCGCCATTGAAGTGCGTCCGGGGCAGGGGTGGTATCCGGCGGGCGATATGATTTTCAAGCTTGGTCCGGTCGAAACGCTGCGTCTGGCGGGCGTGGGTTATCCTGAGGCATTCCGCGCCACGTGTTTGAAAGCACATCAAGCGTATGTGGGCGTGCGGAAAGCCGTAGGTGCGGCGAGCGGTTGA